A single region of the Bacteroides luhongzhouii genome encodes:
- a CDS encoding PASTA domain-containing protein yields the protein MTIKEFFSFKTNKFFWVNIIAMIVVVVVMIFGVLKWLDIHTHHGETVAVPDVKGMTVDEAAKMFRNHGLAYVISDTKYVKDKAAGIILELKPGAGEKVKEGRTVYLTVNTLDVPLRGIPDVADNSSLRQAQAKLLNAGFKLNQIQLVNGEKDWVYGVKYQGRQLAAGEKIPVGSSLTLMVGDGSGDASEEDSVDVSVDTDQPVTSESSSAQDDSWF from the coding sequence ATGACTATTAAAGAATTCTTTTCTTTTAAAACAAATAAATTTTTCTGGGTGAATATTATCGCCATGATTGTGGTGGTGGTAGTGATGATATTCGGTGTATTGAAATGGCTTGATATACATACTCATCATGGTGAAACTGTTGCCGTTCCCGATGTGAAAGGGATGACGGTGGACGAAGCGGCGAAAATGTTCCGGAATCACGGTTTGGCATATGTGATTTCCGATACCAAATATGTTAAGGATAAAGCAGCAGGTATCATTCTCGAACTGAAGCCGGGAGCTGGCGAGAAAGTGAAAGAAGGCCGTACGGTATACCTGACTGTCAATACATTGGATGTACCTTTACGTGGTATTCCCGATGTGGCGGACAACAGCTCGCTCCGCCAGGCGCAGGCTAAATTGTTGAATGCCGGTTTCAAACTGAATCAGATTCAATTGGTGAATGGTGAGAAAGACTGGGTATACGGCGTGAAGTACCAGGGACGCCAGTTAGCTGCGGGAGAGAAAATCCCTGTGGGATCTTCGTTAACATTGATGGTAGGAGACGGCTCCGGTGATGCGTCGGAAGAAGACTCTGTCGATGTCTCAGTAGATACAGACCAGCCGGTTACGTCAGAATCATCATCAGCTCAGGATGATAGTTGGTTTTAA
- a CDS encoding RluA family pseudouridine synthase — MIEEELPDELENDLDDIEPVGDESQLYEHFRVVVDKGQAMVRVDKYLFERIVNASRNRIQKAAEGGFVMANGKSVKSSYKVKPLDVITVMMDRPRYENEIIPEDIPLTIVYEDPYVMVVNKPAGLVVHPGHGNYHGTLVNALAWHMKDIPDYDANDPHVGLVHRIDKDTSGLLVIAKTPDAKTNLGLQFFNKTTKRRYRALVWGVVEQDEGTIVGNIARNPKDRMQMAVMSDPTVGKHAVTHYRVLERLGYVTLVECILETGRTHQIRVHMKHIGHVLFNDERYGGHEILKGTHFSKYKQFVNNCFDTCPRQALHAMTLGFVHPVTGEEMYFTSELPDDMTRLIEKWRGYISNRELE, encoded by the coding sequence ATGATAGAGGAAGAACTTCCGGATGAACTGGAGAATGATTTGGATGATATAGAACCTGTCGGTGACGAATCCCAGCTTTACGAACACTTTCGCGTGGTTGTAGATAAGGGACAAGCGATGGTCAGAGTCGACAAATATCTGTTCGAACGTATTGTCAATGCTTCGCGCAACCGCATCCAGAAGGCTGCCGAAGGCGGATTTGTTATGGCCAATGGCAAATCGGTGAAGAGTAGCTACAAAGTGAAACCGCTGGATGTCATTACGGTGATGATGGATCGCCCCCGTTATGAAAACGAAATTATTCCTGAAGATATTCCCCTTACTATTGTTTATGAAGATCCTTATGTAATGGTGGTGAATAAACCGGCAGGACTGGTAGTGCATCCGGGACACGGTAACTATCACGGCACGCTGGTCAATGCGCTGGCCTGGCACATGAAGGATATACCGGATTACGATGCTAATGACCCGCACGTGGGACTTGTTCATCGCATCGATAAAGATACTTCGGGCTTGCTGGTGATTGCCAAGACACCGGATGCCAAAACAAATCTGGGACTCCAATTTTTTAATAAGACTACCAAACGCAGATATCGTGCTTTGGTGTGGGGCGTTGTGGAACAAGATGAAGGAACGATTGTCGGTAATATTGCCCGCAATCCGAAAGACCGGATGCAGATGGCGGTGATGTCTGACCCGACGGTGGGCAAACATGCCGTTACGCACTACCGCGTATTGGAAAGACTGGGCTACGTAACCCTTGTGGAATGTATACTTGAGACAGGGCGTACCCATCAGATTCGTGTCCACATGAAACATATCGGCCATGTATTGTTCAATGATGAACGCTATGGCGGGCATGAGATACTGAAAGGAACTCATTTTAGTAAATACAAACAGTTTGTAAATAATTGCTTTGACACTTGTCCCCGACAGGCTTTGCATGCTATGACGTTGGGGTTTGTGCATCCCGTCACAGGTGAGGAGATGTACTTTACTTCCGAACTTCCGGATGACATGACCCGGCTTATCGAGAAGTGGAGAGGCTATATAAGTAATAGAGAATTAGAATGA
- a CDS encoding D-alanine--D-alanine ligase, which yields MKRNIAIVAGGDTSEIVVSLRSAQGIYSFIDKEKYNLYIVEMEGRRWEVQLPDGNKVPVDRNDFSFTNGTEKVVFDFAYITIHGTPGEDGRLQGYFDMMRIPYSCCGVLAAAITYDKFTCNQYLKAFGVRIAESLLLRQGQSISDEEVVEKIGLPCFIKPSLGGSSFGVTKVKTKEQIQPAIVKAFGEAKEVLVEAFMDGTELTCGCYKTKEKTVIFPPTEVVTHNEFFDYDAKYNGQVDEITPARISDELTKRVQMLTSAIYDILGCSGIIRVDYIVTAGEKLNLLEVNTTPGMTTTSFIPQQVRAAGLDIKDVMTDIIENKF from the coding sequence ATGAAACGCAACATCGCTATCGTAGCAGGAGGAGATACCTCCGAAATCGTAGTTTCCCTGCGTAGTGCACAGGGTATTTATTCCTTTATTGATAAGGAAAAGTATAATTTGTATATCGTGGAGATGGAAGGCCGTCGCTGGGAAGTACAATTGCCGGATGGAAACAAAGTGCCGGTAGATAGAAATGACTTTAGTTTTACGAACGGAACAGAAAAGGTTGTGTTCGACTTTGCTTATATCACCATCCACGGTACGCCCGGTGAAGATGGTCGCCTGCAAGGCTATTTTGATATGATGCGTATACCGTATTCCTGTTGTGGAGTATTGGCGGCTGCCATTACTTATGACAAGTTTACCTGCAATCAATATTTGAAAGCTTTTGGAGTGCGCATTGCCGAATCATTGTTGCTGCGCCAGGGACAATCGATTTCTGACGAAGAGGTAGTGGAAAAGATCGGTCTGCCTTGTTTTATCAAGCCTAGTCTGGGAGGTTCGAGTTTCGGAGTTACGAAAGTAAAGACAAAAGAACAAATACAGCCGGCCATTGTTAAAGCTTTCGGAGAGGCGAAAGAAGTGCTTGTAGAAGCGTTTATGGATGGAACGGAGTTGACTTGCGGTTGTTATAAGACAAAAGAGAAGACAGTTATCTTCCCGCCTACGGAAGTGGTGACGCACAATGAGTTCTTTGATTACGATGCTAAATATAATGGACAAGTAGATGAAATCACTCCTGCGCGTATCTCGGACGAACTGACCAAGCGTGTGCAGATGCTGACTTCGGCTATCTATGATATATTAGGTTGCTCCGGCATTATCCGTGTAGATTATATTGTGACTGCCGGTGAAAAACTGAATCTTCTCGAAGTCAACACAACTCCGGGAATGACTACTACCAGCTTTATCCCCCAGCAAGTGCGTGCAGCCGGACTGGATATAAAGGATGTGATGACTGATATTATTGAAAACAAATTTTAA
- a CDS encoding 1-acyl-sn-glycerol-3-phosphate acyltransferase, with protein MDLTEFNEIRPYNDEELPQIFEELIADPAFQKAAIGAIPNVPFELLAQKMRACKTKLDFQEAFCYGILWKIAADHTAGLTLDHTAIPDKSKAYTYISNHRDIILDSGFLSILLIDQGMDTVEIAIGDNLLIYPWIKKLVRVNKSFIVQRALTMRQMLESSARMSRYMHYTISEKKQSIWIAQREGRAKDSNDRTQDSVLKMLAMGGEGDLIDRLMEMNIAPLAISYEYDPCDFLKAQEFQLKRDIEGYKKTTQDDLINMQTGLFGYKGRVHFQVASCLNDDLKELDRSLPKPDLFARISACIDRRIHRNYQIYPGNYVAYDWLNGTTEFVSNYTEEEKQQFMNYIEQQLAKIKIPNKDEDFLREKLLLMYSNPLVNYLAACR; from the coding sequence ATGGATCTGACAGAGTTTAATGAAATTCGTCCTTACAATGATGAGGAACTTCCTCAAATCTTTGAGGAACTGATTGCTGACCCGGCTTTTCAGAAAGCTGCTATCGGGGCTATACCGAACGTTCCATTTGAACTTCTGGCGCAGAAGATGCGTGCCTGTAAGACTAAACTTGATTTTCAGGAGGCATTTTGCTATGGCATTTTGTGGAAGATAGCGGCAGATCATACCGCCGGACTGACACTGGATCATACCGCCATACCGGATAAAAGTAAAGCTTATACGTATATATCGAATCATAGAGACATTATTCTCGATTCGGGCTTTCTCTCTATTTTGTTGATTGACCAGGGAATGGATACGGTAGAAATAGCGATTGGAGACAATTTGCTGATTTATCCCTGGATTAAGAAATTGGTACGTGTCAATAAATCATTCATTGTGCAGCGGGCATTGACAATGCGGCAGATGTTGGAATCTTCGGCACGTATGTCCCGTTATATGCATTACACCATTTCGGAGAAAAAACAGTCTATTTGGATTGCGCAGCGTGAAGGACGCGCAAAAGATTCGAATGACCGTACACAAGACAGTGTGTTGAAAATGCTGGCAATGGGCGGTGAAGGTGATTTGATAGACCGTTTGATGGAGATGAATATTGCTCCGCTTGCTATTTCATACGAATATGATCCGTGTGATTTTCTGAAAGCGCAGGAGTTTCAGTTGAAGAGAGACATCGAAGGGTATAAGAAGACAACGCAGGACGATTTGATTAATATGCAGACCGGTCTTTTCGGATATAAAGGCAGGGTACATTTTCAAGTTGCCTCTTGTCTGAATGATGATCTGAAAGAGTTGGACCGTTCGTTGCCGAAACCGGATTTGTTTGCCCGTATCTCTGCCTGTATTGACCGCCGCATTCATCGTAACTACCAGATATATCCGGGAAATTATGTGGCGTACGATTGGCTGAATGGCACGACGGAATTTGTGTCCAATTACACGGAAGAAGAGAAACAACAGTTTATGAACTATATTGAACAACAATTGGCAAAGATCAAGATTCCGAATAAGGATGAGGACTTTTTGCGTGAGAAGTTGTTATTAATGTATTCCAATCCGTTAGTTAATTATTTAGCAGCTTGCCGATGA
- a CDS encoding rhodanese-like domain-containing protein — protein MFKLNQLIVGIFLFLSSLFSCQQKGDFQSMNVEEFDSLIQNEDIQRLDVRTLAEYSEGHITKTININVMDDSFASMADSLLQKDKPVAVYCRSGKRSKKAAAILSEKGYKVFELDKGFNSWQEAGKEIER, from the coding sequence ATGTTTAAATTGAATCAATTAATCGTGGGGATATTTTTATTTCTCTCTTCCCTTTTCTCTTGTCAGCAGAAAGGAGATTTTCAATCCATGAATGTAGAGGAATTTGATTCTCTTATTCAGAATGAGGATATACAACGTCTGGATGTCCGTACACTTGCGGAATATTCGGAGGGGCATATCACGAAGACAATCAACATCAATGTGATGGATGATTCTTTTGCTTCAATGGCTGATTCATTATTACAGAAGGATAAACCGGTGGCTGTGTATTGTCGTAGCGGCAAGCGGAGTAAGAAGGCTGCGGCAATTTTAAGTGAGAAGGGCTATAAGGTCTTTGAACTTGATAAAGGATTTAACTCCTGGCAAGAAGCTGGTAAGGAGATAGAACGTTAA
- a CDS encoding phosphatase PAP2 family protein, which translates to MKQMSFFICLFFTCLLCMPLKGQIRDSLERDSSYTPLHHHIWNSKAYQITHIGAPLILAGVLTYHKDKAFQNIRNSYIPRFRFHYDDYLQYSPGIVMLGLKSFGVEGRSSWGRMLTSDAFSAGIMALTVNTLKSTIHKERPDKSADNSFPSGHTATAFMFATMLHKEYGTTRSPLYSVLGYSLATGTALSRQMNNKHWFSDVLTGAGIGIVSTELGYYLADLIFKNKGIVRPPRTWNVSQDDSYSFFGLQMGYNIGEREMHLPEGIEIEGMGGAIASFNGAWFFRSHWGVGGKFTVAQTSPHVASDRFFSYHPETEAYIENFEAESMNYASLAGGIYYNACLCPDLHIGGSVLGGVGWSSSYRARIRYKGQETTDPLIHCTIHPIPNIDFSVYLMHATGQNFGVKLFLNYNTGIGKGNYTYYAPQADRNPSPVTDKTRYILHNFNIGFEIDALFWK; encoded by the coding sequence ATGAAACAAATGTCATTCTTCATCTGTTTATTCTTTACGTGCCTACTTTGTATGCCTCTAAAAGGACAAATCAGAGACAGTCTGGAGAGAGATTCTTCCTACACCCCTCTTCACCACCACATTTGGAACAGTAAAGCATATCAAATAACTCACATTGGCGCCCCGCTTATTCTTGCCGGAGTATTGACTTATCACAAAGACAAGGCTTTTCAAAATATACGTAATTCATACATTCCCCGCTTTCGTTTTCACTATGATGATTACTTACAGTATTCACCGGGCATTGTGATGCTAGGTCTAAAGTCGTTCGGAGTAGAGGGACGTAGTTCGTGGGGACGAATGCTGACATCTGATGCGTTCTCGGCAGGAATCATGGCATTAACAGTCAACACTTTAAAAAGCACCATACATAAAGAGCGACCGGACAAAAGTGCTGATAATTCTTTTCCTTCAGGGCACACAGCCACTGCTTTTATGTTTGCCACTATGCTGCATAAAGAGTATGGAACTACACGCAGCCCGCTTTATAGCGTTCTCGGATATTCGCTGGCAACAGGAACAGCATTGAGCAGGCAGATGAATAATAAACATTGGTTCTCGGATGTATTGACAGGTGCAGGTATCGGCATTGTCTCCACCGAGTTAGGCTATTACCTTGCAGATCTCATATTCAAAAATAAAGGAATTGTCCGTCCTCCCCGCACGTGGAATGTGAGTCAGGACGATTCTTATTCTTTCTTCGGACTCCAGATGGGATATAATATAGGTGAACGTGAAATGCACCTTCCCGAAGGCATTGAGATAGAAGGTATGGGCGGTGCCATCGCATCATTCAACGGTGCGTGGTTCTTCCGTTCTCATTGGGGCGTTGGAGGTAAATTCACAGTGGCACAAACCAGCCCCCATGTGGCTAGCGACCGATTCTTCAGTTATCACCCGGAAACCGAAGCCTATATCGAAAACTTTGAAGCTGAATCGATGAATTATGCCAGCCTGGCGGGAGGTATATATTACAACGCCTGCCTCTGTCCGGATTTACATATTGGTGGTAGCGTTCTGGGAGGTGTAGGATGGTCTAGCAGTTACAGGGCAAGAATACGATACAAAGGGCAGGAAACAACAGATCCGCTTATTCACTGCACCATCCATCCAATTCCCAACATAGATTTCAGCGTATATCTGATGCATGCCACCGGACAAAACTTTGGGGTTAAATTATTCTTGAACTACAACACCGGAATTGGTAAAGGAAACTATACTTACTATGCTCCGCAAGCAGACAGAAATCCAAGTCCTGTTACAGATAAAACCAGATATATTCTACACAACTTCAATATTGGATTTGAAATAGATGCCTTGTTCTGGAAATAA
- a CDS encoding acetylornithine carbamoyltransferase yields the protein MKNFTCVQDIGDLKSALAEAFEIKKDRFKYVELGRNKTLMMIFFNSSLRTRLSTQKAAINLGMNVMVLDINQGAWKLETERGVIMDGDKPEHILEAIPVMGCYCDLIGVRSFARFENRDFDYQETIINQFIQYSGRPVFSMEAATRHPLQSFADLITIEEYKKTARPKVVMTWAPHPRPLPQAVPNSFAEWMNATDYEFVITHPEGYELAPQFVGNAKVEYDQMKAFEGADFIYAKNWAAYTGDNYGQILSKDRDWTVSDRQMAVTNNAYFMHCLPVRRNMIVTDDVIESPQSIVIPEAANREISATVVLKKLLEGLE from the coding sequence ATGAAGAATTTTACTTGCGTACAGGACATCGGCGATTTAAAATCAGCCCTTGCAGAAGCATTCGAAATTAAAAAAGACCGCTTCAAATATGTAGAACTGGGACGAAACAAGACTTTAATGATGATCTTCTTCAACTCCAGTTTACGCACCCGCCTTAGCACACAGAAAGCTGCAATCAACTTGGGAATGAATGTAATGGTACTAGATATCAATCAAGGTGCATGGAAACTGGAAACCGAACGCGGCGTAATTATGGATGGTGATAAACCGGAACATATATTAGAAGCCATTCCGGTGATGGGCTGTTATTGCGATCTCATTGGGGTACGCTCTTTCGCCCGTTTCGAAAACCGCGATTTTGACTATCAGGAAACGATTATAAATCAATTCATCCAATACTCCGGGCGCCCTGTCTTTTCGATGGAGGCGGCCACACGCCATCCGCTACAGAGTTTCGCCGACTTGATTACCATTGAAGAATATAAGAAAACAGCACGCCCCAAAGTGGTCATGACTTGGGCTCCGCACCCGCGTCCATTGCCGCAGGCCGTCCCCAACTCCTTTGCGGAATGGATGAATGCAACGGATTACGAATTTGTCATCACCCACCCCGAAGGTTATGAACTGGCTCCGCAATTCGTAGGTAACGCAAAAGTGGAATATGACCAGATGAAAGCTTTTGAAGGAGCAGATTTCATATATGCGAAAAACTGGGCAGCTTACACCGGTGACAACTATGGACAGATATTAAGTAAAGACCGCGACTGGACCGTCAGCGACCGCCAGATGGCAGTTACCAACAACGCTTATTTCATGCATTGTCTTCCGGTTCGCAGAAATATGATTGTGACAGACGATGTAATCGAAAGCCCTCAATCCATTGTTATTCCGGAAGCCGCCAATCGTGAAATCTCGGCAACTGTCGTTCTGAAGAAATTATTGGAAGGGTTAGAATAA
- a CDS encoding glutamate-5-semialdehyde dehydrogenase produces MTTNLNETFAAVQVASRELALLNDDIINQILNAVADAAIAETPFILAENEKDLARMDKNDPKYDRLKLTEERLKGIAADTRNVATLPSPLGKVLKESVRPNGMRLTKVSVPFGVIGIIYEARPNVSFDVFSLCLKSGNACILKGGSDADCSNRAIISVIHEVLKKFNINPHIVELLPADREATAALLNAVGYVDLIIPRGSSSLIHFVRENAKIPVIETGAGICHTYFDEFGDVNKGAAIIHNAKTRRVSVCNALDCTIIHEKRLTDLPMLCEKLKDSHVIIYADTQAYQALEGRYPAELLEHAKAESFGTEFLDYKMAVKTVKSFEDALGHIQENSSKHSECIVTENKERAALFTKIVDAACVYTNVSTAFTDGAQFGLGAEIGISTQKLHARGPMGLEEITSYKWVIEGDGQTRRN; encoded by the coding sequence ATGACTACAAATTTAAACGAGACCTTCGCTGCCGTACAGGTAGCAAGTCGGGAATTAGCCTTGCTGAATGATGACATCATCAATCAGATTTTAAATGCAGTAGCTGACGCAGCAATTGCAGAAACACCTTTCATTCTCGCAGAGAATGAAAAAGACCTCGCACGGATGGACAAAAATGACCCGAAGTACGATCGGTTGAAATTGACGGAAGAACGTTTAAAAGGCATTGCTGCCGATACACGCAATGTAGCGACACTCCCCTCTCCTTTGGGTAAAGTGTTGAAAGAAAGTGTTCGCCCCAATGGGATGAGATTGACAAAAGTCAGCGTTCCTTTCGGAGTGATAGGGATTATTTACGAAGCCCGTCCGAATGTCAGTTTTGATGTTTTCTCCCTTTGTCTAAAGAGTGGAAATGCCTGCATATTGAAAGGAGGAAGTGATGCCGATTGTTCCAACCGGGCTATCATCAGTGTGATTCATGAAGTATTGAAGAAATTCAATATCAATCCGCACATTGTAGAACTACTTCCGGCTGACAGAGAGGCTACGGCAGCATTGCTGAATGCAGTGGGTTACGTAGACCTAATTATCCCCAGAGGCAGCAGTAGCCTGATCCATTTCGTACGCGAGAATGCAAAAATTCCCGTTATTGAAACAGGGGCAGGTATCTGTCACACTTACTTTGATGAATTTGGAGATGTAAACAAGGGGGCAGCTATTATCCATAATGCGAAGACACGCAGGGTTAGCGTATGTAATGCGCTGGACTGCACCATTATACATGAAAAGAGACTGACCGATCTCCCTATGCTTTGCGAGAAACTGAAAGACAGCCATGTCATTATTTATGCTGACACGCAGGCTTATCAAGCATTAGAAGGCCGCTACCCTGCCGAACTCCTGGAACACGCAAAAGCAGAAAGTTTCGGCACAGAGTTTCTGGATTATAAAATGGCTGTCAAGACCGTAAAAAGCTTCGAAGATGCCTTAGGACATATTCAGGAAAACAGTTCCAAACATAGCGAGTGTATTGTTACCGAAAACAAGGAACGTGCAGCTTTGTTCACAAAGATAGTGGATGCAGCTTGCGTATACACCAATGTATCTACTGCCTTCACCGACGGAGCACAATTCGGATTAGGAGCAGAGATCGGAATCAGTACGCAAAAACTACATGCACGCGGTCCGATGGGACTGGAAGAGATCACTTCTTACAAATGGGTCATCGAAGGAGATGGACAAACGAGAAGAAATTGA
- the proB gene encoding glutamate 5-kinase, which translates to MKQEFTRIAIKVGSNVLTRRDGTLDVTRMSALVDQIAELHKSGVEIILVSSGAVASGRSEVHPQKKLDSVDQRQLFSAVGQAKLINRYYELFREHSIPVGQVLTTKESFGTRRHYLNQKNCMTVMLENNVIPIVNENDTISVSELMFTDNDELSGLIASMMDAQALIILSNIDGIYNGSPADPGSSVIREIDHGKDLSNYIQATKSSFGRGGMLTKTNIARKVADEGITVIIANGKRDNILVDLLQHPNETLCTRFIPSNEPVSSVKKWIAHSEGFAKGEIHINECATEVLNSEKAVSILPIGITHVEGEFEKDDIVRIMDFQGNQVGVGKVNCDSKQAQEAIGKHGKKPVVHYDYLYIE; encoded by the coding sequence ATGAAACAGGAATTTACACGAATCGCAATAAAAGTAGGAAGCAATGTATTGACGCGCCGCGACGGAACGCTGGATGTTACCCGTATGTCGGCACTTGTCGACCAGATAGCGGAATTGCATAAGTCTGGGGTGGAAATCATTCTGGTTTCTTCGGGAGCTGTTGCTTCCGGGCGCAGTGAAGTGCATCCACAGAAAAAACTCGATAGTGTAGACCAACGCCAGTTGTTTTCTGCCGTAGGTCAGGCTAAGCTCATCAACCGTTACTACGAACTTTTCCGCGAGCATAGTATCCCTGTTGGTCAGGTGTTAACCACGAAAGAAAGTTTTGGTACCCGTCGCCATTATCTGAATCAGAAAAACTGTATGACGGTAATGCTTGAAAACAATGTCATTCCTATTGTCAACGAGAATGATACAATTTCCGTCAGCGAACTTATGTTCACTGATAATGATGAATTGTCCGGACTCATTGCTTCTATGATGGATGCACAAGCCCTCATTATCCTAAGTAACATCGACGGAATCTACAATGGTTCTCCTGCTGATCCGGGTTCTTCTGTTATTCGGGAAATCGATCACGGAAAAGATTTATCCAATTATATCCAGGCAACGAAGTCCAGTTTCGGACGAGGGGGAATGTTGACGAAAACAAATATTGCCCGCAAAGTAGCTGACGAAGGGATTACAGTGATTATTGCCAACGGGAAACGGGATAACATTCTGGTAGATTTGCTTCAGCATCCTAATGAGACGCTTTGTACACGCTTTATCCCTTCAAACGAACCGGTATCCAGTGTCAAGAAATGGATCGCTCATAGCGAGGGGTTTGCCAAAGGAGAAATTCACATCAACGAATGTGCTACTGAAGTTCTAAACTCCGAAAAGGCAGTCAGTATCCTCCCCATCGGAATCACTCATGTTGAAGGTGAATTTGAGAAAGACGACATTGTGCGTATCATGGACTTTCAAGGAAATCAAGTGGGTGTTGGAAAGGTGAACTGCGACTCCAAGCAGGCACAAGAAGCAATCGGTAAGCATGGAAAGAAACCGGTAGTACATTATGACTATCTATACATTGAATAA
- a CDS encoding pyridoxal phosphate-dependent aminotransferase, which produces MKHTNPQVEQMTSFIVMDVLERANELQKQGIDIIHLEVGEPDFDVPACVAEAAKAAYDRHLTHYTHSLGDPELRREIAAFYLREYGVTVDPDCIVVTSGSSPSILLALMLLCNPDSEVILSNPGYACYRNFVLATQAKPVLVPLSKEYLQYDIEAIRKCVNPHTAAIFINSPMNPTGMLLDEKFLKEVAALGVPVISDEIYHGLVYEGRAHSILEYTDQAFVLNGFSKRFAMTGLRLGYLIAPKSCMRSLQKLQQNLFICASSVAQQAGIAALRQADPDVERMKQVYDERRRYMIARLREMGFEIKVEPQGAFYIFADARKFTTDSYRFAFDVLEHAHVGITPGVDFGTGGEGYVRFSYANSLENIREGLDRISRYLSRPGS; this is translated from the coding sequence ATGAAACATACAAATCCACAAGTAGAGCAGATGACCTCTTTCATCGTAATGGATGTGTTGGAGAGGGCGAACGAATTGCAAAAACAAGGCATTGATATTATTCATCTGGAAGTTGGCGAACCGGATTTTGATGTGCCGGCCTGTGTGGCGGAAGCGGCAAAAGCGGCTTATGATCGTCATCTTACTCATTATACGCATTCTTTGGGCGACCCGGAACTGCGGCGGGAAATTGCCGCTTTTTATCTGCGCGAATATGGGGTAACGGTAGATCCGGATTGTATTGTCGTGACTTCCGGCTCTTCTCCGTCTATTCTTCTTGCATTGATGTTGCTCTGCAATCCGGATAGTGAAGTGATTCTTTCCAATCCGGGGTATGCTTGCTATCGCAATTTTGTGTTGGCTACGCAAGCTAAACCAGTTTTGGTTCCTTTGTCTAAAGAGTATCTGCAATACGACATAGAGGCTATCCGTAAGTGTGTGAATCCGCATACTGCGGCTATCTTTATCAATTCTCCGATGAATCCGACCGGAATGTTGTTGGATGAAAAATTCCTGAAAGAGGTGGCTGCGTTGGGAGTTCCTGTCATTTCAGATGAAATTTATCACGGGCTTGTGTATGAAGGACGTGCGCACAGCATTCTTGAATATACGGATCAGGCTTTTGTCCTGAACGGATTCTCTAAACGTTTTGCGATGACGGGGCTTCGGCTGGGCTATTTGATAGCACCTAAATCTTGTATGAGATCTTTGCAAAAGTTACAGCAAAATCTGTTTATCTGCGCGTCCAGTGTTGCCCAGCAGGCAGGAATTGCCGCATTGCGGCAGGCTGATCCGGATGTGGAACGGATGAAGCAGGTTTATGATGAGCGTCGCCGATATATGATTGCCCGTCTCCGGGAAATGGGTTTTGAAATAAAAGTAGAACCTCAAGGGGCATTTTATATTTTTGCTGACGCACGCAAATTTACTACCGACTCTTATCGTTTTGCATTCGATGTACTCGAACATGCACACGTCGGCATTACTCCCGGGGTGGATTTTGGTACGGGAGGCGAAGGATATGTACGTTTCTCCTATGCAAACTCATTGGAGAATATCCGTGAAGGACTCGACCGCATCAGTCGTTATCTTTCTCGGCCCGGCTCCTGA
- a CDS encoding DUF2007-related protein, whose amino-acid sequence MKEEDYSKAIEVFSGSPWEAEIIKGLLESNDIRCVIKDGIMGTLAPYIAPSVSVLVTEDQYEAATALIRSRAEKDND is encoded by the coding sequence ATGAAAGAAGAAGATTATAGCAAAGCAATAGAAGTATTCTCCGGATCCCCATGGGAAGCCGAGATCATCAAAGGGCTATTAGAAAGCAATGACATCCGTTGCGTAATCAAAGATGGGATTATGGGTACACTGGCACCCTATATCGCTCCTTCCGTATCCGTTCTTGTCACCGAGGATCAATACGAAGCGGCCACCGCGCTTATCAGGAGCCGGGCCGAGAAAGATAACGACTGA